One Lacipirellulaceae bacterium DNA window includes the following coding sequences:
- a CDS encoding TIM barrel protein, whose translation MSTEVNSFPKLHNAAWPGLVGKGDDSEPPIELDTLLDLTAAAEVDGVKFDGIDLFLLSPHVDIDSSPDQLEELAKKVTDRGLVVGSLVAPVWPPTGGGSAMGTREERARFLDQVRKSCHIGAELKRLGVRQYGIVRIDSACDPASWSADPHTNQMKIAETFQEACSIAEGYGERLAAEGEICWGGMHSWKYMVELLERVDRPQTLGFQADMAHTLLYLLGYNAPEHALLDQGFDWEDETQFYEKYKTLTDTLRPWTIDFHVAQNDATVFGSGSHDKTGKHCLPDDSAGKLDIPRAAGYWLRDESGNLTNRFEHLCWDGCMFPNETMLNPETWNTILRTLIKVREAHGSST comes from the coding sequence ATGTCCACGGAAGTGAATTCCTTTCCCAAGCTCCACAATGCTGCGTGGCCTGGGCTGGTTGGCAAGGGCGACGACAGTGAGCCGCCGATTGAGTTAGATACGCTTCTCGACCTGACTGCGGCGGCAGAGGTCGATGGCGTGAAGTTCGACGGCATTGACTTGTTCTTGCTGTCGCCACATGTCGATATCGATTCCTCACCAGATCAACTCGAAGAACTGGCCAAGAAAGTCACCGATCGCGGCTTGGTGGTCGGCTCTTTGGTCGCGCCAGTTTGGCCGCCAACCGGCGGTGGGTCAGCCATGGGGACGCGTGAGGAACGAGCCCGGTTCTTGGACCAAGTCAGAAAATCGTGCCACATCGGTGCCGAACTGAAACGATTGGGCGTGAGACAATACGGCATCGTTCGCATTGACTCCGCCTGCGATCCGGCAAGCTGGTCGGCTGATCCGCACACGAACCAGATGAAAATCGCGGAGACGTTTCAGGAGGCCTGCAGCATCGCCGAAGGCTACGGTGAACGGCTTGCTGCTGAAGGAGAAATCTGCTGGGGTGGCATGCACAGTTGGAAGTATATGGTTGAGCTGCTTGAGCGAGTCGACCGTCCCCAGACCCTAGGATTCCAAGCCGATATGGCTCATACGCTGCTGTATCTGCTGGGCTACAACGCGCCTGAACATGCCTTGCTGGATCAAGGTTTTGATTGGGAGGATGAGACCCAATTCTACGAGAAGTACAAAACACTGACTGACACGCTCCGACCTTGGACGATCGACTTTCATGTAGCTCAGAACGACGCGACGGTTTTTGGTTCAGGATCCCACGACAAGACCGGCAAGCATTGCCTGCCGGACGATTCGGCAGGCAAGCTGGACATCCCTCGTGCAGCCGGGTACTGGCTTCGTGATGAGTCAGGCAATCTCACTAATCGGTTCGAGCATCTCTGCTGGGACGGCTGCATGTTTCCGAATGAAACCATGCTAAATCCTGAAACGTGGAACACCATCCTACGCACCTTGATCAAAGTGCGAGAGGCACACGGCTCGTCAACTTAA